In Edaphobacter dinghuensis, a genomic segment contains:
- a CDS encoding response regulator transcription factor, which yields METILLIDDDVDLCAMLTDYLGRHGFHITAVHNGEAGLKLALTGNYAMALLDVMLPGLDGFEVLRKLRSSSSMSVLLLTARGEDVDRIVGLEIGADDYLPKPFNPRELLARIKAILRRGTRAESSALNIKQVSDSVSVLGLELDSSARTVSCNGTPVVLTDVEFSLLQTLMRSVGEVVERERLAEAVLGRKLHPFDRSLDMHISRLRRKLEETCSLGERVKTIRGVGYQLAIPSTHRHRGGQ from the coding sequence ATGGAAACAATTCTTCTCATTGATGACGATGTGGACCTATGTGCGATGCTCACCGATTATTTGGGGCGTCATGGATTCCACATTACCGCGGTGCACAACGGAGAGGCCGGATTAAAGCTGGCCCTGACGGGTAACTATGCCATGGCGTTGCTTGACGTTATGCTTCCCGGGCTCGATGGCTTTGAAGTTTTGCGCAAGCTGCGCTCTTCCTCTTCGATGAGTGTACTTTTGCTTACCGCACGAGGCGAAGATGTAGATCGCATTGTAGGCCTGGAGATTGGGGCCGACGATTATCTTCCCAAACCATTTAATCCGCGCGAGCTGTTGGCGCGAATCAAGGCGATTCTGCGCAGAGGCACGCGGGCTGAATCTTCCGCGCTCAACATAAAACAGGTTTCAGATTCTGTTTCGGTGCTCGGGCTTGAACTTGATTCATCTGCCCGCACTGTAAGCTGCAACGGAACACCGGTCGTGCTTACTGATGTAGAGTTTTCGCTGCTGCAAACGCTGATGCGGTCTGTGGGCGAAGTCGTCGAGCGGGAGCGATTGGCTGAGGCTGTTCTGGGAAGAAAGCTGCATCCTTTTGATCGTAGCCTTGATATGCATATTAGCCGCTTGCGCCGAAAGCTGGAGGAGACCTGCAGCCTGGGCGAAAGAGTAAAGACGATTCGAGGTGTCGGGTATCAACTTGCGATTCCGTCAACACATAGACATCGGGGAGGCCAATAG
- a CDS encoding HvfC/BufC N-terminal domain-containing protein encodes MNLLELQRRMAEDVMRPLTPDLGMQNSTSDGTSVHTLAESYIKPNDLLSSFDRLEIYNRQYWFRVIGAVAEDFPGLLAVLGEEKFDKLVLAYLKENPSTSFTLRNLGAKLPHWLEDHSEFAPRRHDLLVDVAKLEWAYIESFDGAAFSPLSELDISGLTAESRLSLQPHLQLLDLRYPVDKLILAVHRETPAAGVASNAASEHKHKSMKRLPVMRRSAIHLVIHRFENEVYYRRIDREAFLLLSALQSGVTIGAAIETAFSDSILSATKQAQKIQEYFAHAAGLGWFSLSAKS; translated from the coding sequence GTGAACCTGTTAGAGCTGCAAAGACGCATGGCCGAAGATGTGATGCGGCCACTCACACCCGATCTCGGCATGCAGAACTCAACAAGTGATGGCACCTCAGTCCATACGCTGGCCGAGAGCTATATCAAACCGAACGATCTTCTCTCTTCCTTCGATCGTCTCGAAATCTACAATCGTCAATACTGGTTTCGCGTCATCGGAGCGGTTGCAGAAGACTTTCCCGGGCTGCTCGCTGTCCTCGGCGAGGAAAAATTCGACAAGCTGGTACTGGCCTATCTCAAAGAGAACCCGTCAACTTCGTTTACACTCCGCAATCTTGGCGCGAAGCTGCCGCATTGGCTTGAGGACCACTCCGAATTCGCTCCCCGACGTCACGATCTATTGGTCGATGTGGCGAAGCTCGAATGGGCATACATCGAATCGTTCGACGGAGCCGCCTTCTCTCCTTTATCCGAGCTTGATATCAGCGGCCTGACGGCTGAGTCCCGTCTATCGTTACAGCCGCATCTCCAGCTATTAGATCTTCGTTATCCCGTGGATAAGCTCATCCTTGCCGTTCATCGCGAGACCCCTGCCGCAGGAGTTGCAAGCAACGCAGCCTCTGAGCATAAGCACAAGAGCATGAAGCGGCTTCCTGTCATGCGCCGCTCTGCCATTCACCTCGTCATCCATCGCTTCGAGAACGAGGTTTACTATAGGCGAATCGACCGCGAAGCATTTCTTCTACTCTCCGCGCTTCAATCAGGAGTTACGATAGGCGCTGCTATCGAGACAGCCTTCAGTGACAGCATCTTGTCGGCAACGAAACAGGCACAGAAGATTCAGGAATATTTTGCGCATGCGGCTGGGCTAGGCTGGTTTAGCTTGTCTGCGAAATCATAG
- a CDS encoding DoxX family protein, translating into MKRLAGWYTYFAKLASCLQSPFLLLVRLYWGWQLVQSGWGKLHHLDKVTDFFSSLNLPFPGPTAHFVAGLEFVGGILLILGLGSRLIGLVLTVNMLAAYWTADREALLSVFSDPGKFYAADPYTFLFASAMVLVFGAGLISVDAILARRYRVWTETP; encoded by the coding sequence ATGAAGAGATTAGCCGGATGGTACACATACTTTGCAAAGCTGGCCTCCTGTCTCCAGTCGCCCTTTCTGCTGCTGGTTCGGCTGTATTGGGGATGGCAACTGGTACAGTCGGGCTGGGGGAAGCTGCACCATCTCGACAAAGTTACCGACTTCTTCTCGAGCCTCAATCTCCCTTTCCCCGGACCGACTGCACATTTTGTGGCAGGGCTGGAGTTCGTTGGAGGAATCCTTTTAATTCTGGGACTTGGATCAAGGCTGATTGGCCTGGTGTTGACGGTGAACATGCTGGCCGCGTACTGGACTGCTGACCGCGAAGCTCTGCTTTCGGTCTTCTCCGATCCGGGTAAGTTCTATGCAGCCGATCCTTACACGTTTCTCTTCGCGTCAGCTATGGTGCTGGTATTTGGCGCAGGATTGATCTCTGTGGATGCGATACTGGCAAGACGCTATCGGGTATGGACAGAGACACCATGA
- a CDS encoding TonB-dependent receptor produces the protein MLLFRIAKSAAIVLLLIGILSSVMFAQSSTGMLHGTVSDPSGAVIPNAKITVTGLDGTMSTAQSGADGNYRFSKLVPGTYTITVSAEGFNLAEPLTVKIGAEKPSLKNISLSIAVEQQQVTVSSQSVGVDTAPDNNAGAIVIKGKDLDALSDDPDQLQDELNALAGPAAGPNGGQIYIDGFTGGQLPPKSSIREIRINQNPFSAQYDKLGYGRIEILTKPGTDKLHGSFMVNGNDSAFNSLNTFVPSEPPYYSTFLMGNISGSLNSKSSWFMSAFQRNTQANSIINAELLDSSGQTYNFSQAVSNPQSRLDLSPRLDLQLTPNNTLTIRYMYDRVKNTNDGVSQFALPTQGYNTQNEEQTLQMSDTQVLGAHWINETRFQYIRDRDNQLPENTTPTVTVQGAFTGGGNNTGISRDSQDHYELQNYTTAALGNHSINFGARLRLLRDSNYSTLGFNGNYTYSSLSAYAAHQPSQYEVTAGTPSAQVKLFDSGIFFQDDWRARPNLTLSYGLRYEGQNQISDHADFGPRFSFAWAPAGTGKKAPTTVIRGGYGWFFDRFQYSNVLQTIRQNGINQKQYVVKNPNFYENAPSVESLNNDQAAPTTYQLSPHLKAPVNMQAAVGVEHQFGKIATLSVTYINSRGVHQLYSDNINAFLPGTYDSTTGTGVRPNGINENLYQYQSGGVYNQNQIITSFNIRAKKLTLFGFYLFNNAKADTSGVDYFPSNQFDPGADYGRSTFDVHHRFLLGGNYQAPFGVSLSPFLVMDSGTPFNITLGQDLNGDNQFNDRPSFATASSTDVIQTKYGKFDLDPAFDATRIPYNFGNGPSQLSLNLRLSKSIGIGPRVEGRGNGGNNGGGPPPGGGGHGGGPGGGPGGGLGPGGLSSSGGRPPFMGQAAPRKYSLSFTVMGRNVFNNVNLAAPVGVLSSNLFGKSNALAGGFFSSPSSNRSIDLQMMFNF, from the coding sequence ATGCTCTTATTCAGGATCGCAAAATCGGCGGCCATCGTTCTTTTACTGATCGGCATTTTAAGTTCCGTAATGTTTGCTCAGTCTTCAACCGGGATGTTGCACGGGACCGTCAGTGATCCATCTGGAGCCGTAATTCCCAATGCCAAAATTACGGTCACAGGACTGGACGGTACAATGTCGACCGCGCAGTCGGGAGCAGATGGCAATTACCGATTCTCTAAGCTGGTGCCCGGGACCTACACCATAACCGTAAGCGCAGAAGGTTTTAATCTGGCCGAGCCGCTGACGGTTAAGATCGGCGCTGAGAAGCCAAGCCTAAAGAACATTTCATTGAGCATAGCCGTCGAACAGCAGCAAGTCACTGTAAGCAGCCAGAGCGTTGGTGTTGACACCGCTCCCGACAACAACGCAGGCGCAATCGTCATCAAAGGGAAAGACCTTGATGCATTGTCAGACGACCCCGATCAGTTGCAGGACGAACTGAACGCACTAGCTGGCCCCGCAGCTGGCCCCAACGGTGGTCAGATATATATTGATGGCTTTACAGGAGGGCAGTTGCCCCCGAAGTCATCCATTCGCGAGATTCGAATCAATCAGAATCCATTCTCTGCGCAGTATGACAAGCTAGGCTATGGTCGTATTGAGATTCTTACCAAGCCCGGTACAGATAAGCTCCATGGATCGTTCATGGTGAACGGAAATGACTCGGCCTTCAATTCACTCAATACCTTCGTACCCAGCGAACCGCCTTACTATTCAACATTTTTGATGGGCAATATAAGCGGATCGCTGAACAGTAAATCTTCATGGTTTATGAGCGCCTTCCAGCGTAATACGCAAGCTAACTCAATCATCAATGCAGAGCTGCTCGATTCCTCGGGGCAAACCTATAACTTCTCGCAGGCAGTCTCCAATCCTCAATCGCGACTAGATTTGAGTCCGCGCTTGGATCTTCAACTCACGCCCAACAACACCTTAACCATTCGATACATGTACGACCGCGTCAAAAATACGAATGATGGCGTCTCACAATTTGCTCTGCCGACGCAAGGCTACAACACACAGAATGAAGAGCAAACATTGCAGATGAGCGATACACAGGTGTTAGGCGCTCATTGGATCAATGAGACAAGGTTCCAATACATTCGTGATCGCGATAATCAGTTGCCGGAAAACACGACGCCGACAGTCACCGTACAGGGAGCCTTTACCGGAGGTGGAAACAATACCGGCATATCGCGCGATAGCCAGGACCATTATGAGCTGCAAAACTACACAACCGCTGCATTAGGAAATCACTCCATCAACTTTGGAGCCAGGTTGCGCCTGCTGCGAGACTCTAACTACTCTACATTGGGGTTCAACGGTAACTACACTTACTCCTCACTCAGCGCTTATGCCGCGCACCAGCCTTCGCAATACGAGGTGACAGCCGGAACTCCATCCGCTCAGGTCAAGCTCTTTGACTCCGGCATCTTCTTTCAGGATGATTGGAGAGCTCGTCCCAATCTCACTCTGAGCTATGGGCTGCGTTACGAAGGTCAAAACCAGATCAGCGACCACGCAGACTTTGGGCCACGCTTCTCCTTCGCCTGGGCACCGGCTGGCACGGGTAAAAAAGCTCCAACGACTGTCATTCGAGGAGGCTATGGATGGTTCTTCGATCGCTTCCAGTACAGTAATGTCCTGCAGACAATTCGCCAGAATGGAATTAATCAGAAGCAATACGTTGTGAAGAATCCCAATTTTTATGAGAACGCACCATCAGTGGAGTCGCTGAACAACGATCAGGCTGCGCCAACTACCTATCAGCTCTCGCCTCATCTAAAAGCGCCGGTTAATATGCAGGCCGCAGTCGGGGTAGAGCACCAGTTCGGAAAGATCGCGACCCTCTCTGTCACCTACATCAACTCTCGTGGTGTTCACCAGTTGTACAGCGACAATATCAATGCATTCCTGCCTGGAACATACGATTCCACCACAGGCACCGGCGTACGCCCCAATGGCATTAACGAGAACCTTTATCAATATCAATCGGGCGGAGTTTACAACCAGAATCAAATCATCACAAGCTTCAATATCCGTGCCAAAAAGCTGACGCTCTTCGGCTTTTATCTCTTCAACAATGCGAAGGCAGATACTTCTGGTGTAGATTATTTCCCCTCGAACCAGTTTGATCCTGGTGCAGATTATGGCCGATCCACCTTCGATGTGCATCATCGCTTTCTGTTAGGTGGAAACTATCAGGCTCCCTTTGGTGTCTCGCTAAGCCCGTTTTTGGTTATGGACTCTGGTACACCATTCAACATCACCTTGGGCCAGGATTTAAACGGAGACAACCAATTCAACGACCGTCCATCCTTCGCTACGGCATCGAGCACCGACGTGATTCAGACCAAGTATGGAAAATTTGATCTGGATCCTGCCTTTGATGCGACACGCATTCCATACAACTTTGGAAATGGCCCCAGTCAGCTGAGTCTGAATCTGCGCTTGAGTAAATCCATCGGAATCGGCCCAAGAGTGGAGGGAAGAGGCAATGGTGGAAATAACGGTGGTGGCCCTCCTCCGGGAGGAGGCGGACACGGCGGTGGCCCTGGTGGTGGTCCCGGCGGCGGTCTGGGGCCCGGCGGTTTGAGCAGCAGCGGCGGCCGCCCTCCCTTTATGGGGCAGGCAGCTCCCAGAAAATATTCGCTGTCCTTCACCGTCATGGGGAGAAATGTGTTCAACAACGTAAATCTTGCAGCGCCTGTGGGCGTGCTAAGTTCAAATCTCTTTGGCAAATCGAATGCTCTGGCCGGAGGCTTCTTCTCGTCTCCCTCTTCAAACCGCAGCATCGATCTGCAAATGATGTTCAACTTCTAA
- a CDS encoding anti-sigma factor family protein encodes MVIDCKHVWNHISGYLDDTLSAEVKELVQEHLEHCEICSAILDSTRNILILTADERTFELPLGFSERLHARLSEEIEGIRPAPSKSD; translated from the coding sequence GTGGTCATAGATTGCAAGCACGTCTGGAATCACATCTCCGGTTATCTGGATGACACGCTTTCCGCAGAGGTGAAGGAGTTAGTGCAGGAGCACCTGGAGCACTGCGAGATCTGCTCGGCGATCCTCGATTCGACACGTAACATCCTGATCCTGACAGCGGATGAACGCACCTTCGAGTTGCCACTGGGCTTCAGCGAGCGCCTGCATGCGCGCCTGAGCGAAGAAATCGAAGGGATTAGGCCCGCACCCTCTAAGAGCGATTGA
- a CDS encoding sigma-70 family RNA polymerase sigma factor, whose amino-acid sequence MIERGTTPGEEQLIASILGGNSHEFHALIRPYERTVYVMALTLLKNEADAEDVAQEAFLKAFRNLKNFRAESKFSTWLISITLNEARSRLRRKSAVPMESLDEPSDEQGHVSPALLRDWREIPSESVERLEVRQLLQQAVEDIPLIYRETFILRDIEELSIHETAETLGISVASVKVRLHRARMMLQKRLAPQLKQVNPKRRWLPWS is encoded by the coding sequence ATGATCGAGAGAGGCACAACTCCGGGGGAGGAGCAGCTGATTGCTTCGATTCTGGGAGGCAACTCGCATGAGTTTCATGCCCTGATTCGTCCCTACGAGCGCACCGTCTATGTGATGGCACTTACGCTCCTTAAGAATGAAGCCGATGCGGAGGATGTGGCACAAGAGGCTTTTCTGAAGGCGTTTCGTAACCTGAAGAACTTTCGCGCTGAATCAAAGTTCAGCACATGGCTCATCAGCATTACGCTGAATGAGGCGCGCAGCCGCCTTCGCCGCAAGAGCGCAGTGCCGATGGAGTCACTGGATGAACCCTCCGACGAGCAGGGCCACGTCTCTCCCGCGCTGCTCCGCGACTGGAGGGAGATTCCTTCAGAGTCGGTGGAGCGGCTGGAGGTAAGACAGCTATTGCAGCAGGCGGTGGAAGATATTCCGCTGATCTACAGAGAGACGTTTATTTTGCGAGATATCGAGGAGCTGAGCATCCATGAAACGGCAGAGACACTGGGCATCAGTGTCGCCTCGGTAAAAGTGCGGCTGCACCGAGCACGTATGATGCTCCAAAAGCGACTGGCGCCTCAATTGAAGCAGGTGAATCCAAAACGGAGGTGGCTGCCGTGGTCATAG
- the bufB gene encoding MNIO family bufferin maturase — MPANRFNGFTNYGVGIGLRVPHYNHIFEQKPVVDWFEIISENYMVDGGRPLQVLDEILERYRVVQHGVSMYFGSAQPLNRDHLKRLKELTRRTKTPWLSDHLCWGSVDGRYTHDLLPIPYTFEAVKTTAERIRQVQDFLEIPVAVENVSSYAEFHQSQMTEWEFLNEVVEAADCGILLDVNNIYVSSQNHGFNPANYIDSIPAERVAQIHIAGHSKFEKYTLDTHDHPVLDPVWALYARAIGRIGETATLLEWDDNIPSFDEVHAEALKATRYLNPSATLENSMHFEQSLRHEVMHS; from the coding sequence ATGCCAGCAAATCGTTTCAACGGATTCACCAACTACGGCGTGGGCATAGGCCTGCGAGTGCCGCACTACAACCATATCTTTGAGCAGAAGCCCGTCGTCGACTGGTTCGAGATCATCTCAGAAAACTATATGGTCGACGGAGGCCGTCCCCTTCAGGTTCTCGACGAAATCCTTGAGCGATACCGTGTCGTCCAGCATGGGGTGTCCATGTACTTCGGCTCTGCGCAGCCGCTCAATCGAGATCACCTCAAGCGCCTGAAAGAACTGACGCGCAGAACCAAGACGCCGTGGTTGTCCGATCACCTCTGCTGGGGTAGCGTCGATGGCCGTTACACCCATGACCTTCTTCCCATTCCATACACCTTCGAGGCCGTCAAAACAACGGCAGAGCGCATTCGCCAGGTTCAGGACTTTCTAGAGATTCCAGTTGCCGTCGAAAACGTAAGCAGTTATGCGGAGTTTCATCAGTCTCAAATGACCGAATGGGAGTTTCTCAACGAGGTCGTCGAGGCAGCAGACTGCGGCATCCTGCTCGATGTCAACAATATCTATGTCTCGTCGCAAAACCATGGTTTCAATCCAGCGAACTATATCGACAGCATCCCTGCAGAACGTGTTGCCCAGATTCACATCGCCGGGCACTCGAAATTCGAGAAGTACACTCTGGACACGCATGACCACCCTGTACTCGATCCGGTGTGGGCTCTTTATGCGCGTGCGATTGGCCGCATCGGCGAGACTGCAACCTTGCTCGAATGGGACGACAATATCCCCAGCTTCGACGAGGTGCACGCCGAAGCTCTCAAAGCGACACGCTATCTCAACCCCTCAGCTACGTTAGAGAATTCCATGCACTTCGAACAATCGTTGCGCCATGAGGTGATGCACTCGTGA